The following coding sequences lie in one Chionomys nivalis chromosome 8, mChiNiv1.1, whole genome shotgun sequence genomic window:
- the Spn gene encoding leukosialin — MALLLLLFGGFWTQVMSNPEGLQNTAMPLSILHTEVPGTQVMSNPEGLQNTAMPLSILHTEVPGTQVMSNPEGLQNTAMPLSILHTEVPRISEVPSISEVPSIPEALAVDSAVSTRPETVDPEGTTGIWSQTQHLTPHPPSPTPFGLPAGDIINTPVPELATSREVSNKTSVQLPEPTAVSSDLPASTANPVTGRAVSFTSLATFQGISVPVTMTTSSKETSEPSVATTVSSKSSGPPVTMTTESLGLSSEPHGLPTTIATSSVESSSAAGGTPVSNIKISTMSTPEPVTTRTPHQGSSGMLLVPMLVALLVVLVLVALLLLWRRRQKRRTGALTLSGGGKRNGVVDAWAGPARVPDEEAATAAASGSGGNKGSAALEREGSGQRPTLTTFFSRRKSRQGSLVLEELKSGPAPDLKGEEEPLVGGEDEAVETPTSDGLEAKDGAAPQSM, encoded by the coding sequence ATGgccctgcttctcctcctctttggGGGCTTTTGGACCCAGGTGATGAGCAACCCTGAAGGTCTGCAGAACACAGCGATGCCACTATCTATCCTCCATACCGAGGTCCCAGGGACCCAGGTGATGAGCAACCCAGAAGGTCTGCAGAACACAGCGATGCCACTATCTATCCTCCATACCGAGGTCCCAGGGACCCAGGTGATGAGCAACCCAGAAGGTCTGCAGAACACAGCGATGCCACTATCTATCCTCCATACCGAGGTCCCAAGAATCTCTGAGGTTCCAAGTATCTCTGAGGTCCCAAGTATCCCTGAGGCCTTGGCTGTCGACTCAGCAGTCTCCACTAGGCCAGAGACTGTGGATCCTGAGGGGACTACCGGCATCTGGAGTCAGACCCAACATCTGACTCCACATCCACCTTCCCCAACCCCCTTTGGACTTCCCGCTGGTGACATCATAAACACCCCTGTACCGGAGCTTGCAACCTCCCGGGAAGTTTCCAACAAGACATCGGTGCAGCTTCCAGAACCGACAGCCGTTTCCAGTGACCTTCCTGCCAGCACAGCCAATCCTGTGACAGGCAGAGCTGTCTCTTTTACCTCTCTAGCAACCTTTCAAGGGATTAGTGTACCCGTCACCATGACAACAAGTTCCAAGGAGACCAGTGAACCCTCTGTGGCTACAACAGTAAGCTCCAAGTCCAGTGGTCCCCCTGTCACCATGACTACTGAATCTCTAGGGCTCTCCAGTGAGCCACATGGACTCCCCACCACCATAGCAACCAGTTCTGTGGAGAGTTCTAGTGCAGCCGGTGGCACCCCAGTCTCCAACATAAAAATATCCACAATGTCTACCCCAGAGCCGGTAACCACCAGGACGCCACACCAGGGATCAAGCGGCATGTTGCTAGTGCCCATGCTTGTGGCCTTGTTAGTGGTTTTGGTCCTTGTGGCTCTGCTGCTGTTATGGCGCCGGCGGCAGAAGCGGAGGACTGGGGCCCTGACGCTGAGTGGAGGTGGGAAGCGTAATGGGGTAGTGGATGCCTGGGCTGGGCCAGCCCGGGTTCCTGATGAAGAGGCCGCAACAGCCGCAGCTTCTGGGTCAGGGGGCAACAAGGGCTCGGCggccctggagagagaggggTCGGGGCAGCGGCCCACGCTCACCACTTTCTTCAGCAGACGGAAGTCTCGCCAGGGCTCGTTAGTACTGGAGGAGCTGAAGTCTGGGCCAGCTCCCGACCTAAAGGGGGAGGAAGAACCGCTGGTGGGCGGCGAGGATGAGGCTGTGGAAACCCCCACTTCTGATGGGCTAGAAGCTAAAGACGGGGCTGCACCTCAAAGCATGTGA